A region of the Mugil cephalus isolate CIBA_MC_2020 chromosome 23, CIBA_Mcephalus_1.1, whole genome shotgun sequence genome:
ctcagTTAAACCTTGTGGTCTTTCCTGCAGCGACGCGCCGTCACTCCCGTTCTACCAGCGCCCTGTCGTCTGCAGAGTGCTACTCAGGTGACCAGTCTGAGGGTTCAGGTTCATCATGAAGCTTTGAAACATGAATCATCTCAATCATTTATGTGGATAAAAGACAGTTTAGTGCACGGCTCAGTCTTTGTTCAGTTCATCTCCTTCACCTGCAGGGGGCGATGCTGACCCTCAGTCCCACACTCATTCCCTTTATGTTGCTCTGATGGTTTCGGCTCTGCAGGACGTTTATGTCTTCATGTTTTGCCGGCTGCTCACACCTGTTTTGTTCACATTATGCTCACTGCTCCATTCAGGTTGGATCTGGTTTAAAGACCATTGGCCACCGTTGTTTCCTATTACGTTACACCTGAGAGTGTTTTTGAACAGAACCCAACCTGGAGAATAGAAGTAGACGAGTCGTGTCATGTGATGTCTGCTGGTCTCACTCCCTCTGCTGACCTCTCCTCAGACCGACTGTCCCATCAGGCTCGGATCTCGGCCTCCGTTAACGCCATGAGGATCCTGAACACCGGCACAGAGGTGGAGGCTGCCGTCGCTGACGCTCTGGTAAGACCTGACTTCTGAGACCAGCTAGAGAGACGTTGGTGTGGTCCTGCACTAACTCCCTCCATGtgtgctctttctctctggGCTCCAGCTCTTAGGAGACTCGAGGAATAAGGTACAAACAGAGTTGATGCATGCAGCCTGACCCTGGATGAGTGTGCAGGTGCAGATGCACTGGTTTGCTCTGCTGTTTGCAGGAATGTTGTCTAGCCCAGACTAACGACCTACCCACCAAACATAACCTCCTCCATCTTCACATCACACCTGCATGACCGTGTAGCTGCATGCTAGGTCTCCTCAGACCCCTCCCCGTGTGAACACCTGTCCTCCCTGTGTGTCCTATCTGACTCAGCGGAGGCCCGTGAGGCGGCGCTTTGAGTCTCCAGGCATGTACTCTGACGACGACGCCAACAGTGACGCCTCCAGCGCCTGCTCCGAGCGCTCCTACAGCTCACGCAATGGCGCCATGGCTCCACACTACCTGCGCCAGACGGAGGACGTGGCCGAGGTCCTGAACCACTGCGCCAGCGCCAACTGGtctgagaggaaggagggactGGTGGGGCTGCAGAACCTGCTCAAGGGCCAGAGGATGCTCAGGTGGGACAGTAACCTTCAGGCTGGTTCCAGTCACAGtcagaacaataataataataataataaatgtgctgCCTGTGTCTCTGTCAGTCGGGTGGAGCTCAAGAGACTGTGTGAGATCTTCACCAGGATGTTTGCAGACCCTCACAGTAAGGTACTGACCCGCTGTATGCCTCGCACATCACCCCCGTTCAGCACACGCTCAGGAGACAGGAGTTTAACTACAGGTCACAGGCCGGACTAACTACAGGTCACAGGCCAGACTAACTACAGGCCGGACTAACTACAGGCCAGACTAACTATAGGCCGGACTAACTACAGGTCAGACTAACTACAGCTCAGACTAACTACAGGTCAGACTAACTACAGGCCAGACTAACTACAGCTCAGACTAACTACAAGTCATAGGCCAGACTAACTACAGGTCAGACTAACTACAGGTCACAGGCCAGACTAACTACAGGCCAGACTAACTACAGGTCAGACTAACTACAGGTCAGACTAACTACAGGTCACAGGTCAGACTAACTACAGCTCAGACTAACTACAGGTCAGACTAACTACAGGTCACAGGTCAGACTAACTACAGGTCAGACTAACTACAGCTCAGACTAACTACAGCTCAGACTAACTACAGGTCAGACTAACTACAGGTCACAGGTCAGACTAACTACAGCTCAGACTAACTACAGCTCAGACTAACTACAGGTCAGACTAACCACAGGTCAGACTaacggtgtgttttttttgttgcatgctTCGTCGTTGCTGTGAACAAACTCCAGAGAGTAAGTGTTTCCTCGCTCCGTCCTGTCTGGTGTCAACTCACTGCTCAAAACATTCCTACTCAAACTCCCTGGTCTCTggctcatctcctcctcctcctcctcctgctcctcctcctgctcctgatCCAGGTCTTCAGCATGTTCCTGGAGACTCTGGTGGACTTTATCTTGCTGCACAGGGACGACCTCCAGGACTGGctcttcgtcctcctcacaCAGCTGCTGAAGAAGATGGGAGCCGACCTGCTGGGCTCCGTCCAGGCCAAGGTCCAGAAGGCCCTGGACGTCACCAGGTGAGCCGCCGGCCTCCGAGACCCCGGGGCGGACTCTGAGGGCGCAGCAGCTTACCAGaaccctgtcccctgtcccctgtcccctgtccctgCAGAGAGTCCTTCCCCTACGAGCAGCAGTTCAACATCCTGATGCGCTTCATCGTGGACCAGACGCAGACGCCCAACCTGAAGGTGAAGGTGGCCATCCTGCGCTACATCGAGGCTCTGGCTCGACAGATGGACCCGGCCGACTTCGTCAACTCCAGCGAGACTCGTCTGGCCGTGTCCCGCATCATCACGTGGACCACCGAGCCCAAGAGCTCCGACGTCCGCAAGGTGGGAGGACGGGAGGGGACGGGAGGGGACGGGAGGGGACgggagggtgaggggaggggacggCGTTTCAGTGCCTCCTCCGTCTTCCCTCCATTCCTTTTCTGTCGGGTTGTAGTTTGAGTCACTGTCCCTTTGTGTCCTCATGTGTCCACCTCCTCCCGCTCCACCACGCTCTCAGACCCTTCATAACTGGGCGGGGGAGGATTTCTCAGGGCGACCCAGCACCGTGGCCTCTCTGCCTGGGGAGGGCAACCTGGAGGAGAGGTGCAAGCAGGTAGATTCTCCACCGAAGAGCATGAGCGGCGCTAATAACCCGGTCTAACCTCCACAGGAAGTGGACTTTAGGCTCCATCTGTATGGACTGGGAGTGTGTTGGGGTTAAAGGTCATCGgtggtgtgtgttttcattcatcttcttcacactcacacctttaACACTGACCTCTGAGTCCCGTTCTTCTTCTAACAGCGCAGCGTGAATGTTCATGTAGCTCACGGAGTCAGCCTAAGgccgggggggcgggggggggttTTGTGGTGTGGTCTGGTTTTCATCCTGTGCCCCCGTGTCCCTGCAGGCGGCCCAGGTGGTGCTGATCGCCCTCTTTGAGCTCAACACCCCGGAGTTCACCATGCTGCTGGGGGCTCTGCCTAAAACCTTCCAGGACGGGACCACCAAGCTGCTGCACAACCACCTGAGGAACGCCAGCGCCAACACCGCCGTCGCCATGGTaacaccccccccaccaccccatcCAACTACAGTCAGAGTTAGGGATGGGTTCTTCTGAAACGGTGCCGAAAGAAAACATActaactttgtccaaaaactgagactttttttattttttagggcGTTTTGTTctgtgcaagttgaacagaatattaatttaaataatataaatacaactaagagaCAAATGAACCCATATGTTGCCCAGTCTGTGTCTTCTGACCAACGTTTGGCCTTAGCCATTTTCAGGGTTCAACTccaaggaggctaagctaattaaaaactcactggcagCCAAtgcagtctggttactaccgttagcatcTGCACCGTTAGCACCTGCACTGTTTGCATTGGCACCGTTAGCAACAGAACTATTAGCATCAGCATCATTAGCATCtgcactgttagcatcagcaccgttagcatcagtaCCGTTTGCATtggcaccgttagcatcagcatcaTTAGCATCAGCCTCGTCAGCATCTGCACCCATCTCTACCCAGAGTGAATATATTTCCTGAAAGCTctcactgagtttttttttttgggggggtgttCAGGGGTCTCCCAGTAACTCGGCTGGTCGGACGCCTCCTCGTCAGcccagcagcaggagcagcccCCTGACCTCCCCCACCAACTGCTCCCACGGGGGCCTTTCTCCCAGGTAACCTGACCTCCCTCTGTGCCTTTGCGAGCAGCTCACCCTGTGCTCCTCCATCACCGCCACTACTTCCTGTACTCTactaactcctcctcctcttcctcctccccccgcccctcctcttcctccctggCTGGGCGTAGCCGGCTGTGGGGCTGGAGCGCAGACGGCCTCTCCAAGTTCCCCCCTCCAcctttcccctctcctcttcctcctcctcctccacctgccgccccctcctccctcaaGGCCCTGCAGCGAGCTTACTCACCCAGgtaacacccccccccccccccccccccccccccgttccTCCCTCAGTCTCTGTCCTGTCCCTTAGCCTGGTAGACCCAGACCCTGGTGACCCTGGTGTGCTGCAGCCTCCATCCAgtacctgtgtgtctgtgtgtgactcaCCTGTCCGTCACCATGCACGGCTACGCTCTACCTGTCCCCTCCTCCACCCGCCCCCCCAGTCATGGACAAACCTCTGCAGTTAACTGATGATCAGacctgtccctcctcctcctcctcctcctcctcctcctgctgcagcctgaTGGAGTACGACAGTGAGAACCTGAACTCTGAGGAGATCTACAGCTCCCTCCGCGGCGTCACTGAAGCCATCCAGAACTTCAGCTTCCGTAGCCAGGAAGACCTGATGGAGCCTCTGAGACGGGACGCCAAGAGGGACGGCCTGGTGAGGACGCCCTCTAGTGTCAAGGTGAACCAtgtgtcctcctctgctttagTAACTCCGCTGGTGTTTGTCTCAGTCTGGAGTCGGAGCGTCCTCGGAGTCAGACCTGGTGGACGGAGGACGCACCGCCCTGGACAACAAGACGTCTCTGCTGAACACCCCGTCCCCGCGCTCCTTCTCAGGCCCACGCTTCAGGGAGTACAACCCCTACAACTACACGGACGGCAGCATGGGCGCCGCCGACAAGTCCGCCCTGAAGGAGGCGCTGTACGAGGACGCTGTGGAGCAGCTGAGGGACGGTGAGGAGCCgcgggaggacagaggacagaggacagcgctgcgaggctgctgctggtgttttgtgtcattaaaggtgtttgtgtgactCTGTGCAGGTCGACGTCAGGAATGTGGAGAAAACAAGATCCTGAACCCCAGAAGTTTCCCCGGTAACTCCCCCACACTCAAGGTCCACACTCACGTCTCTGAGCTGCGCTAACgccctctgtcctctgtcctccacgTAGCTGTCCCCGCGGAGCAGCTGGAGCTGGTGGGGGAGCTCCTGAAGGAGGTGTCCCAGGGCCAGGCAGGGGAGCGGGGCCCGGAGGAGCGCCGAGGGAccctgctggagctgctgaaggtGGCCCGGGAGGACAGCGCCGTGGTGTGGGAGGAGCACTTCAAGACcatgctgctgctcctcctggagACCCTGGGAGACAAAGACGTAAGGACGGGAGAGGCCCCGTGTCCCCCGTGTCCCTCCGAGAGCGTTCTGTGAAACCCTGTCCTCTGTTTCAGCACACCATCCGAGCCCTGGCCCTGAGGGTCCTGAAGGAGATCCTGAGGAACCAGCCGGGCCGCTTCAAGAACTACGCCGAGCTCACCATCATGAAGACGCTGGAGGCTCACAAGGACTCGCACAAGGAGGTGAGGAGGCATCCGTGATGTCCTGGTCTGCATCTTTACTCCCTCCAGGGACCTGACACTAGAAAAACTAAACGTcttctttcaacaggaagtggtAGCTTTCATATGTGGATCATCTCATGATTTATATTGTAGAGAACATATGAAGCTGAGCACAGACTGAACAGTGAACGGCCTCTAAccagttaaatgttaaatttgcTCGTCATGTAACTAAATGAGTAGGTTTTATCCtctgctaccactagatggcagcctGTAGCCCACTGGAATGAAGCCTACAACTTAACACCAGCGACCAGCAGGAGCTacactgcaacaaaaaacaaggggtggggggagaaaatCCAGGTCTCACCACCTCTTTGTCTTATGTGAAGGTGGTGCGGGCGGCGGAGGAGGCCGCCTCCACCCTGGCCGGCTCCATCCTCCCGGAGCAGTGCATCAAGGTGCTGTGTCCCATCGTGCAGACGGCCGACTACCCCATCAACCTGGCCGCCATCAAGATGCAGACCAGGGCCATCGAACGCATCACCAAGGAGCCTCTGCACCAGCTGCTGCCTGACGTCATCCCTGGACTCCTGCAGGTGACTGAGCTCcctccctggtctggtctggtctggtctggtctggtctgatctggtctggtctggtctgatctggtctggtctgatctggtctgatctgatccgatctgatctgatccggtctgatctggtctggtctggtctggtctggtctggtctgatctggtctggtctggtctggtctggtctggtctggtctgatctggtctactGTTGCAGGGCTACGACAACACGGAGAGCAGCGTGAGGAAGGCCAGCGTCTTCTGCCTGGTGGCCATCTACTCTGTGATCGGGGAGGAGCTGAAGCCCTACCTGGCTCAGCTGACCGGCAGCAAGGTGCCCCGGCTCCGTGGCTCTCCATGATTCACCAGGAAGACCAGGGCCCCTCAGACCACCTCCTCTAACCCTGCTCCTGTTTCCCTCCTGCAGATGAAGCTGCTCAACCTGTACATCAAGAGAGCCCAGACCTCcaccagcaacagcagcagctcctcagaCATCTCCTCCTACTGACCACCAGCTAACACTtaacccacctccacctcctctccctgcTCTTGAACAGCTGATCTAATTATGCGGGAGGTAAGGCGAGCTAGgccctgctccacctcctcctcctcctcctctaccaccACTACAGTCCTGAGCCTTAAGACTTCCTGATGAAGCTGCTCTCTCGTTATCAGTATTCATTAGTTGACTTGCTTTGACACATCAGACCTGGTCGTATGAATGTACCACAGATACCACAGATACCACAGATACCACCGATACCACTGACACCGCTGATACCCCAGATACCACCGATACCACTGACACCGCTGATACCCCAGATACCACAGATACCGGTGATACCACCGATACCACTGATACCACCGATATCTCTGATACCGGTGATACCACTGGTCCTTATGGAGCTTTCAGAATGTTCCTTCCTGGTTTTTACGGTGACCGATCATTTGGCTGGCCAATGATTAGAAGAAGTTTTAGCAGCGTGACACTCATCAGCTGAGCTTCTCTTTACCTGGTTTCTACCTGGGCTCTACCaggctctcctcctcctgctcctcctcctgctcctcctcctcctccagaccaTCCTAGACCAGCGTCCTGGTAGAAGTCCGTCTTTCCAGATATTTTATCCATATTGTGATAAAATGTCACGAGGAATCCAACAAGCTGTGACTCATGTTCTCATTCTCACGCTAAGTTTTATTAGCCTCACCAGCAGCTGTCCGCTCCAGGAACCAGTCCAGGTAGAACCAGACCTTTAAACAGGTGTCACATGAACCTAAACTCTGAACTGGACCTTCACTGCTGTCAAGTCCCGACTACTGTCAGAGAGTGGCTCCCTGATACTGTAAGATAGACACTATTTAAATGAAGACATGTGCCGACGTTAGCAATAAAGCTGAagctcttttgtgttttagaaGTGGCCCgtgctgcagctgctcatcATGACCCTGACACTAAGCACCAGTCACGCctcacaacccccccccctaTTTAATCAGACTGATCCAGAGGCCCCCCCCTCCACGTCTGCATGCAGGAACCATCTAAAAGTCAGCGTACTAACTCTGGGGTGACCCCACAGGGCTGTAAATAAGCTTCGGTGcatgcccccccctccctccctccccctcctgtttcatttcatatttatattccTGTCTGTGACTGTACATATTTACTCGTTCACCTGTGGTAGACTTTGAAATAAACGAtcagacttcttcttctctggtgtcTCTTTATTTCCTGCTGGCGTTCTCGTGTCCTTATTGTGCAGGTGTGCTGAGCGGCCACTAGGTGGCGCCCTCTGTCCTCTGATCCCTGCTGCTGCCGGAGGCTCTTTGTTTGTCCCAGGTGAGAGGAGTGTTTTTTTCCACGTGTTTTGTCTTTAACAAGGGACTCATTAATAAACGGGGGCGTCTCATTGGCTGATCAGAGCAGGTTGGGGGTGGGAGCTTGGACCACGTCTCAGCGGTGGCCTGTTCATCAGTATGCACACGATGTTGAAAATTAATTTCATCAGAGCTGCTCCTGCGCCGCCTcctcctgcgcctcctcctgctcctcctcctgctggaggGCCCTCGTAGTGCATGATTAGCGTGCGTTTCCCCGTCCTGGCTGGGAGTGGCGGCTGGGTCGGGAGGTCGTGCAAATGAAAGAGAACAAGTTCATTGTGAGCTGACTGGCCCATAAATCACGGGCCGCTCTCTATAAATCACGGCAGATGGCAGCGAGCGTGCCGGGGCTCCTGGGACCGCCGTGCATGATGGGAAGGGCCGGGCTGCGCTGCTGCACAAGCGCTGGGGTCACTTCCAGTTTGCGGGTGAGGAAGACGTGAGGTGTGGTgacccgctcctcctcctcctcctcctccccctccctcctcccccccgtccCTGCAGCTCGGCCCGGCCTCACCCGGTGACACCCGGACCCCGGAGGTCCACATGGCGCCCCCCTCTCCTCGCTGGCCTCCACTTAACAGGTCTAATGTGGCTGTTTAATATGGAGACAACTCCATCCAGCTGCTCTGAGACCTGTCAGCCTGACACCAAGTGTCCACCCAGGAGGGGcccactcctccccctcctccccctccttccttaGTCCTCATGATTATTTAACAGAACAGGACTCACCTGCTCAGCTGCACGTGTCCCTGGTTCCTGCTCCAGGATCAGACTCTGAGGAAACTAAAGAAACGTCAGGAGGAACAACCAGGACGTAGCTGTAGCATCGACTGATTGATTCAttgactggttggttggttaATTGGTTAATTGATTATTAGGTTAATTgactggttgattgattgattcattcattcattgtttgattgttttgtcaAATTGTTTGATTAATTGACTGGTTGATTTATTAATTGACTGGTTGATTTAttaattgactgattgattaattgactgattggttgattgattgattgattgattcattggTTGATTTATTAATTGACTGATtgtttgattaattgattgattggctgattgattgattaattaattgattggCTGACTGACTTACAGCACACTGTACCGTACataagaagcagaaaaagaagaattgtGAAGCCTCCATCAGCTCGTAtaacaaacctaaaacacagaaaccagTTGTAGAACGCTGTCGTGTCCATGTGCTCCAGTGTTTCTTATGTTTTCTCAGTAAATGTGGCTAAAACATCGTgggtgcgttccatttacctcagaGGGAGCTGGGAATGACGCCACAGCGTTATCAGAGACATCAACGTTCCAGATACAGAGGAAACTGATCCTTCAAACCTCGtctgaatataataatataacatattaaactgtttaacttccattaaatgtaaatgagctgaTGTGTTATTTCCAGCAATGactctgtttcatttaaatgtagacAAACATCCTCCATTGATCCCGGTCTCACTGACCCTgatggtgtttgtctctgttttacCAGGCTGTAGCTTTTAGCCGTTAGCTCTGCTGGGCTGATCCAGACCCAGTCCTGCAGGGACCATGTAAATCTGAGCCGTCTCTCTGTCATGGTGTTGATGTGGCGTCGTGTTGAGGATCTGCGGGGGTCCAAGGGCAGGCGGATCTTTTcaaggtggactctgtaacgaGCCGGCTCCAGGCCTCTgtccgcccccccaccccctcccctcctacGTCTCTACAGCCGCATTAATGCAAATTATGGAGTGATAATTTAATAAGTTTGCCGGCTTGATCTGTCCTTTTTATTCCAATTATGAGGAGGCAGGGGGTTGCGTTCCATCATCAGAGAATAAACACCATCGATCATCCTCTGAGTGGTTAGCGCTGACAGGCCCAGCCGCTCGCTGCATAAATGAACTGCCGAGCAGCGCTGGCTTCTCCGCTTTAACTTTGGCTCCAGGTCGGGGTCACGATGTGGAGGACCAGGATCCAGCTCCAGACCCGGAGCCTCTCAGGTCcttccagcctcctcctcctcctcctcctcctcctcagcatcGGCGCCTCCCTCTTTAATTGCAGTGGAAAATGATGCAGCTGGTAAAGAAAACAAGCCGTCCACCTCCACACACAGGCTGTTGTTGGCAGGACGGCGCGTCTTCACCAACATTAACCCAGTTAAATCACCGTTGCATCAGGTGCTgaatgtttcatgtgtttttgttgtgttcttcttgGCAAAGCCCTGCAGCTCCCTCTCAACCAAGGTGTATCAGGCCTCTTTGTTCTGAGCAGGAATCAGCTATTTATGACCTTATCTCTCTTTTCACGGGCTATGAAATAATAAGCCTGGTCTTGGGCCgtgatggaggagggggagcagagcaggagtgAGCACACAGAGCCGCTTTGttctctgctttctgctttcTGGCTTTGAAACGGCCCCTCCAGGATAACCTGTTCTCTCCGGCCGACCGCAGCAGGAAAACATCCTCCAAAAAacccaaatcaaatcaaataagcAGCAGCTTTCATGGAGTCTGGAGGAGAACACACAGCGGCTTCCAGAGGCCTCgtctgagggtctgagggtctgagggtctgaggcctggtctgagggtctgaaggtctgaggCCTCGTTTGAgggtctgaaggtctgaggCCTCGTTTGAGGGTCTGAGGCCTCGTCTGAgggtctgaaggtctgaggCCTCgtctgagggtctgagggtctgaaggtct
Encoded here:
- the LOC125000630 gene encoding CLIP-associating protein 1-like isoform X26, which gives rise to MEVSAEYLLEQVMHKDLGKRLQVGQDIVELVLDEEKSPDLEQDQGLLDRMVDAVASSWVNSSNFKVVLLGMDVLSALVSRLQDRFRTQVGTVLPSLIDRLGDAKDQVRDQDQALLLKIMDQAANPQFVWERMMGGFKHKNSRTREGLCLCLISTLNVFGSQSLTLSKIVPHICNLLGDPTGQVRDGAMSCLVEIYRHVGERVRMDLGKKGLPQSRLNVIFSKFDEVQRSGNMVLSPVSDKNFEDDDSVDGGRSSSSSKGASVSGRKAVSMGSFRRPSSSSGSKSAGRDSSAAGAVDEDDFIQAFEDVPTVQIYSNREVEEAMTKIRDVLSDDKRDWELRVAALKKVRSLILAGAVEFDGFLQQLRLMEAAFKLSAKDLRSQVVREACITLGHLSSVLGSRFDHAAEAVMPALLNLVPNSAKVMATSGVAAIRIILRQTHYPRLIPIITSNCTSKSVAVRRRCFDFLDLLLQEWQTSSLERHGAVVMETIKKGIHDADAEARSVARKCYWSFHGHFSREAEHLFQGLESSYQKALQAHLRSGDSVASLPASDQSSSSSQESLNRPLSGRSVAGGSSSSSRPRAAPSSRTPAAASSPGSLQRSRSDVDVNAAASASASARTRMPAVPSAVAASSPFSSASALPPGSYASLGRVRTRRTSSGSGPSGATDSRGRSRGKVVSQSQPGSRSGSPGRLLGSTYGRIPRPTMGTAATSASASTSASASTGLSDKSRPRGHRSQGCSRETSPSRSGLARSRIPRPSMSQGCSRETSRESSRDTSPARGFSPLDRLSHQARISASVNAMRILNTGTEVEAAVADALRRPVRRRFESPGMYSDDDANSDASSACSERSYSSRNGAMAPHYLRQTEDVAEVLNHCASANWSERKEGLVGLQNLLKGQRMLSRVELKRLCEIFTRMFADPHSKRVFSMFLETLVDFILLHRDDLQDWLFVLLTQLLKKMGADLLGSVQAKVQKALDVTRESFPYEQQFNILMRFIVDQTQTPNLKVKVAILRYIEALARQMDPADFVNSSETRLAVSRIITWTTEPKSSDVRKAAQVVLIALFELNTPEFTMLLGALPKTFQDGTTKLLHNHLRNASANTAVAMGSPSNSAGRTPPRQPSSRSSPLTSPTNCSHGGLSPSRLWGWSADGLSKFPPPPFPSPLPPPPPPAAPSSLKALQRAYSPSLMEYDSENLNSEEIYSSLRGVTEAIQNFSFRSQEDLMEPLRRDAKRDGLSGVGASSESDLVDGGRTALDNKTSLLNTPSPRSFSGPRFREYNPYNYTDGSMGAADKSALKEALYEDAVEQLRDGRRQECGENKILNPRSFPAVPAEQLELVGELLKEVSQGQAGERGPEERRGTLLELLKVAREDSAVVWEEHFKTMLLLLLETLGDKDHTIRALALRVLKEILRNQPGRFKNYAELTIMKTLEAHKDSHKEVVRAAEEAASTLAGSILPEQCIKVLCPIVQTADYPINLAAIKMQTRAIERITKEPLHQLLPDVIPGLLQGYDNTESSVRKASVFCLVAIYSVIGEELKPYLAQLTGSKMKLLNLYIKRAQTSTSNSSSSSDISSY